A single window of Priestia filamentosa DNA harbors:
- a CDS encoding 6-phospho-beta-glucosidase, with product MSKGIKIVTIGGGSSYTPELVEGFIKHYHELPLRELWLVDIEEGKEKLEIVGNLAKRMIAKAGLDIEVHLTLDRKEALKDADFVTTQLRVGLLDARAKDERIPLKHGVLGQETNGPGGLFKGLRTIPVILDIVNDIEKLCPNAWLINFTNPAGMVTEAVLRYSNHKKIVGLCNVPIGMEMGIAKLLDVDHSRISIDFAGLNHMVYGLDVYLDGVSVKEQVIEKLSDPENSSFVKNIEGQEWEPGFLKALNALTCPYHLYYYKKEQTLQKELKNFEEGTTRAEVVKKLETELFELYKDENLAVKPPQLEERGGAYYSDAAVRLISSIYNDKRDIQPVNTINNGAISFIPAESAVEVSCVITKEGPRPVVNGEIPVAAQGLVSQIKSFERVAAEAAVTGSYDTALLALTINPLVPSDKMAKVILDEMLEAHKDYLPNFFTRVEA from the coding sequence ATGTCAAAAGGAATTAAAATTGTAACTATTGGTGGAGGCTCAAGCTATACACCTGAACTAGTAGAAGGGTTTATTAAACATTATCATGAATTACCGCTAAGAGAGCTTTGGCTTGTTGATATAGAAGAAGGAAAAGAAAAACTAGAGATTGTTGGCAATCTCGCAAAACGCATGATTGCAAAAGCTGGATTAGATATTGAAGTTCATTTAACTTTAGACCGCAAGGAAGCATTAAAAGATGCTGACTTTGTTACAACACAGCTTCGCGTTGGTCTTCTTGATGCTCGTGCAAAAGATGAGCGCATTCCATTAAAACATGGCGTATTAGGACAAGAAACGAATGGACCAGGTGGACTTTTCAAAGGCCTGCGCACAATTCCTGTTATTTTAGATATCGTAAACGATATTGAAAAACTATGTCCAAACGCTTGGCTCATTAACTTTACGAACCCAGCTGGTATGGTAACTGAAGCTGTTCTTCGCTATAGCAATCACAAGAAAATTGTTGGCTTGTGCAATGTACCAATCGGAATGGAAATGGGGATTGCTAAATTATTAGACGTCGATCATTCTCGAATCTCTATTGATTTTGCTGGTTTAAATCATATGGTATATGGGTTAGATGTTTATTTGGATGGTGTTAGCGTAAAAGAACAAGTAATTGAAAAGCTGTCAGATCCTGAAAACAGCAGCTTTGTGAAAAACATCGAAGGTCAAGAATGGGAGCCTGGATTCTTAAAAGCTTTGAATGCGCTCACATGCCCATACCACCTGTACTACTATAAAAAAGAACAAACGCTGCAAAAAGAGCTTAAAAACTTTGAAGAAGGCACAACACGTGCGGAAGTTGTGAAAAAGCTAGAAACTGAACTGTTTGAACTGTACAAAGATGAAAATCTAGCCGTAAAACCACCTCAGTTAGAAGAACGTGGCGGTGCCTACTATAGTGACGCAGCTGTTCGCTTAATTTCTTCTATTTATAACGATAAGCGAGATATTCAACCTGTTAACACAATCAATAACGGAGCAATCTCATTTATCCCAGCAGAATCTGCTGTTGAAGTAAGCTGCGTTATTACAAAAGAAGGGCCTCGTCCTGTTGTGAATGGTGAAATTCCAGTTGCTGCCCAAGGACTTGTTAGCCAAATTAAATCATTTGAACGCGTTGCCGCAGAAGCTGCTGTAACAGGAAGCTATGACACGGCTCTTCTTGCCTTAACAATTAACCCGCTTGTACCATCTGATAAAATGGCTAAAGTCATTTTAGATGAAATGCTAGAAGCTCATAAAGACTATTTACCAAACTTTTTCACACGCGTTGAAGCTTAA
- a CDS encoding MurR/RpiR family transcriptional regulator, whose amino-acid sequence MFSSEMISSFNELETALYNYICKNGEKVVYMRIRDLANETHVSTSTILRFCRKINCEGFSEFKVKLKLHLNQSQEVKVKSSQYALSEFVERIESFQEGIKRAVDLITSCDNVIFIGTGSSGILAEYGARYFSSIGKLSMYVKDPYMPIQANFLHNSTTIALSVSGETSFTVSHIHQLKESGSHIVSITNNKHCTMSKMADVNISYYVNEEWINGANITTQMPVVYLLEEMAREVHRVSTRAEN is encoded by the coding sequence ATGTTTTCAAGTGAAATGATTTCTTCGTTTAATGAACTTGAAACTGCTTTATATAACTACATATGTAAAAATGGCGAAAAAGTCGTATATATGCGAATTCGTGATCTTGCTAACGAAACGCATGTTTCAACGTCCACTATTTTACGATTTTGTCGGAAAATAAACTGTGAAGGTTTTTCAGAGTTTAAAGTAAAATTGAAGCTTCATTTAAATCAATCGCAGGAAGTTAAAGTAAAAAGCAGCCAATATGCTCTCTCTGAGTTTGTAGAAAGAATTGAGAGTTTTCAAGAAGGAATAAAGAGAGCCGTCGATCTTATTACAAGTTGTGATAACGTTATTTTTATTGGAACAGGAAGCTCGGGGATTTTAGCTGAATATGGCGCTCGATATTTTTCGAGTATCGGAAAGCTCTCTATGTATGTAAAAGATCCTTATATGCCTATTCAGGCAAATTTTTTACATAATAGTACAACAATAGCTCTGTCTGTATCAGGGGAAACTAGCTTTACCGTGTCCCACATTCATCAGTTAAAAGAGAGCGGAAGTCATATTGTGAGTATTACGAATAACAAACATTGCACAATGAGCAAGATGGCTGATGTGAATATTTCTTATTATGTAAACGAAGAATGGATAAATGGAGCGAATATTACAACACAAATGCCTGTTGTCTATCTTTTAGAAGAGATGGCGCGTGAGGTACACCGTGTTTCAACAAGAGCAGAAAATTAG
- a CDS encoding lactonase family protein — MESKKFTGYVGTYTKRGSKGIYSFTLDVENGTLSSVKEAAHVDNPTYLTLSKDEKYLYSVAKVGEEGGLASYAVTGGELKELNTVTAEGAPPCHVTTNTENTEIYTANYHKGTIELYEVNEQDGTVNTALDIVAHEGSGPHERQEKPHTHYAGRTPDEKYILAIDLGSDQIVTYVREGKELKQVATLSTKEGSGPRHIAFHPNGKYAYVMTEISSEVIVLRYDEQSGAFTELQYISTIPEDFTENNQGSAIYLSHDGRFVYAGNRGHNSIAVFKVHGDSGLLTFVEHTSTEGDWPRDFVLDPTGEFVVASNQESDNLVLFRRDEETGRLSLLQKDVTVPEPVCVKFATLPQ, encoded by the coding sequence ATGGAAAGCAAGAAGTTTACTGGTTATGTTGGCACCTATACAAAAAGAGGAAGTAAAGGGATCTATTCCTTCACACTTGATGTGGAAAATGGAACGCTTTCTTCTGTGAAGGAAGCGGCACATGTGGATAATCCTACATATTTAACATTAAGTAAAGATGAGAAATATTTATACTCTGTAGCAAAAGTAGGCGAAGAAGGTGGACTTGCTTCATATGCTGTCACTGGAGGAGAACTGAAAGAACTTAATACAGTAACAGCAGAAGGAGCACCTCCTTGTCATGTAACAACAAATACTGAAAATACAGAAATTTATACAGCAAACTATCATAAAGGCACAATTGAGCTATATGAAGTTAATGAGCAGGATGGCACTGTAAATACTGCACTTGACATTGTTGCGCATGAGGGATCTGGTCCACATGAAAGACAAGAAAAGCCTCATACACACTATGCAGGACGAACGCCTGATGAAAAATATATACTTGCTATTGATCTAGGAAGTGATCAAATTGTAACATATGTAAGAGAAGGTAAAGAACTTAAGCAAGTAGCTACACTTTCTACGAAAGAAGGAAGTGGTCCACGTCACATTGCATTCCACCCAAATGGAAAGTATGCATATGTTATGACAGAAATTAGCTCAGAAGTTATTGTACTTCGCTATGATGAACAAAGCGGTGCATTTACAGAGCTTCAATACATTTCAACTATTCCGGAAGACTTTACGGAGAACAATCAAGGAAGCGCTATCTATTTATCACATGACGGACGATTTGTTTATGCAGGGAATCGCGGTCACAATAGCATTGCTGTATTCAAAGTTCACGGTGATTCAGGGTTGCTTACATTTGTGGAACATACGTCAACAGAAGGAGACTGGCCACGTGATTTTGTATTAGATCCAACAGGAGAATTTGTGGTCGCTTCAAACCAAGAGTCAGACAATCTTGTTCTGTTTAGAAGAGATGAAGAAACAGGAAGGCTGTCCCTTCTTCAAAAAGATGTAACTGTTCCAGAGCCGGTATGTGTGAAATTTGCGACACTTCCACAATAA
- a CDS encoding SMI1/KNR4 family protein: protein MNALMKDLEQEMTPLFSSFLNPPASEEKIKEVEKEIGVTFPNELRQLYLYSDGEEENGPGFFFGLPFLSLDGLLEEWRVWKSIGTDLNEEIDSYSVPTGWIEELYTNSKWIPISKDFGGNNMGVDLSPDVQGMKGQVINFGRDEETKYVIAQSLNDFLRFMLKTIRSGNYTIYNEDDTVSWSYGDSDGDHFFDELSDMSLPVLRPQFASTSPNELEKWYSSLNSSWREIVDETSLSPQRFIKSKQLYFLRGPKVDDLSPLSLCTEMKELILSGNNVKDLSPLARMNGLKKLFLAHTPVEDVRSISHLPHLKELNVSATALKDLSQLASFPVLKTLHLKEMGHLNYSGLSQLSIQSLFVSIENSEQLHALSKIKTLKHLSISSLQNVKQEEIEVLEQLTNLQTLEISEGSFLHLDFMKKMKKLKQLTFSDCIVKDAEALATLPQLKDLELRGSEIVNLEKIARSSSLTKFSGSFQQFNLLKDLFSRKVDFSTLIGETSAEEEDIWHHYLNEQRK, encoded by the coding sequence ATGAATGCTCTTATGAAGGATCTCGAACAAGAAATGACCCCTTTATTTTCTTCCTTTCTTAATCCTCCTGCCTCAGAGGAAAAGATAAAAGAAGTAGAAAAAGAAATTGGCGTTACGTTTCCAAACGAACTTCGGCAACTATACCTTTATAGTGATGGAGAAGAAGAAAATGGGCCAGGGTTTTTCTTTGGTCTTCCTTTTCTTTCATTAGATGGGCTTCTAGAAGAATGGAGGGTATGGAAAAGTATAGGGACTGATTTAAATGAAGAAATTGATTCTTACTCAGTGCCAACTGGCTGGATAGAAGAACTATATACAAACTCTAAGTGGATCCCTATTAGCAAAGATTTCGGTGGCAATAATATGGGCGTTGATCTCTCGCCTGATGTGCAAGGAATGAAAGGCCAAGTTATTAATTTTGGACGAGATGAAGAAACAAAATATGTTATTGCCCAAAGCCTGAATGACTTTCTTCGCTTTATGTTAAAAACAATTCGAAGCGGAAATTATACGATATATAATGAGGATGACACAGTATCCTGGTCATATGGAGACAGCGATGGCGATCATTTTTTTGATGAGCTGTCTGATATGAGTCTTCCAGTACTTCGTCCTCAGTTTGCTTCTACATCACCAAACGAGCTAGAAAAGTGGTATAGTTCGCTTAACTCATCCTGGAGAGAAATTGTTGATGAAACCTCTTTGTCTCCACAGCGGTTTATAAAAAGCAAACAACTTTATTTTCTAAGAGGTCCAAAGGTAGATGATCTTTCACCTCTTTCTCTATGTACAGAAATGAAAGAGCTTATTTTAAGTGGCAATAATGTGAAAGATTTAAGTCCTCTTGCAAGGATGAATGGGTTAAAAAAGTTATTTTTAGCACATACCCCTGTTGAGGATGTAAGATCAATTAGTCATCTTCCTCATTTAAAGGAATTAAACGTAAGCGCAACAGCCTTAAAAGATTTATCACAGCTTGCTTCATTTCCAGTCTTAAAAACTCTTCACTTAAAAGAGATGGGCCATCTTAATTACAGCGGACTTTCACAGCTATCTATTCAGTCTCTTTTTGTTTCTATTGAAAACAGTGAGCAACTTCATGCTCTCTCAAAAATAAAGACATTAAAACACCTGTCTATTTCAAGCTTGCAAAATGTAAAGCAAGAAGAAATAGAAGTTCTTGAACAACTAACAAACCTTCAAACGCTTGAGATTTCAGAAGGATCTTTTCTTCATCTTGATTTTATGAAAAAGATGAAGAAACTGAAACAGCTTACTTTTTCTGATTGTATTGTAAAAGATGCCGAAGCATTAGCAACCCTTCCACAGCTTAAAGACTTAGAGCTGAGAGGTTCAGAAATAGTAAATTTAGAAAAAATTGCTCGTTCTTCTTCTCTCACAAAATTTTCAGGATCTTTTCAGCAGTTCAATCTTTTGAAAGACCTTTTCAGCCGAAAAGTTGATTTTTCTACGCTCATTGGTGAAACATCAGCGGAAGAAGAAGACATTTGGCATCATTATTTAAATGAACAACGTAAATAA
- a CDS encoding rhodanese-related sulfurtransferase: MENKQYRVLLYYQYVKIENPEEFTAEHLAFCKELGLLGRILVADEGINGTVSGTVEQTEQYMKKMHADPRFADMVFKIDEEDEHAFQKMHVRYRPELVNLQLNEDVNPHELTGKYLEPKEFYEQMQDDNTLVIDARNDYEYDVGHFRGAIRPDIRTFRELPDWIKENKEMLDGKKILTYCTGGIRCEKFSGWLVREGFEDVSQLHGGIVTYGKDPEVQGQLWDGQCYVFDKRLTVPVNRVEHVIVGKDYFSGEPCERYVNCANPECNKQIICSEENEHKYMRGCTHECRVTPRNLYVKEYDLSEEEIQERLAVIEREEAATK, encoded by the coding sequence ATGGAAAACAAACAATATAGAGTATTGCTTTATTATCAGTACGTAAAAATCGAAAATCCAGAAGAGTTTACGGCTGAACATTTAGCATTTTGTAAAGAACTTGGGCTACTAGGTCGTATTCTAGTTGCTGATGAAGGTATTAATGGAACCGTTTCTGGAACAGTCGAACAGACTGAACAATATATGAAAAAAATGCACGCGGACCCACGTTTCGCAGATATGGTCTTCAAAATTGATGAAGAAGATGAGCATGCATTCCAAAAAATGCACGTTCGTTATCGTCCAGAGCTTGTAAATCTTCAGCTGAACGAAGATGTTAACCCACATGAGTTAACAGGAAAATATCTTGAACCAAAAGAATTTTATGAGCAAATGCAAGATGACAATACGCTTGTTATTGACGCACGTAACGACTATGAATATGATGTTGGTCACTTCAGAGGAGCGATCCGTCCGGATATCCGTACGTTCCGGGAGCTTCCTGATTGGATCAAAGAAAATAAAGAAATGCTTGATGGTAAAAAAATCTTAACGTACTGCACAGGTGGAATTCGCTGTGAGAAATTCTCAGGTTGGCTTGTACGTGAAGGCTTTGAAGATGTTTCTCAACTTCATGGTGGAATTGTAACCTACGGTAAAGACCCTGAAGTGCAAGGTCAACTTTGGGATGGCCAATGCTATGTGTTTGATAAACGTCTAACAGTTCCTGTTAACAGAGTAGAACACGTTATTGTTGGGAAAGACTACTTTTCAGGCGAGCCTTGTGAGCGCTATGTAAACTGTGCAAACCCAGAATGTAACAAGCAAATTATCTGTTCAGAAGAAAATGAACATAAATATATGCGCGGCTGCACGCACGAATGTCGTGTGACACCAAGAAACTTATATGTAAAAGAGTACGATCTTTCAGAAGAAGAAATTCAAGAAAGATTAGCTGTTATTGAACGTGAAGAAGCAGCAACGAAATAA
- a CDS encoding SDR family oxidoreductase → MKVLLIGANGGVGQHIVPLLQNSTEHSVRAMVRKEEQAEKLRDNGIEAVVASLEGTVDEIIEAGKDCDAFIFSAGSGGSTGEDKTLLVDLDGAGKSIEAAEKLGIKRFVMVSALQAHHRENWNGNLLPYYVAKHYADKVLESSSLNYTIVRPGGLLNDAGTGKVKVSENLERGSIPREDVAKTVVTAITEEATFKRGFDLVSGDQDVSEALRSL, encoded by the coding sequence ATGAAAGTATTGCTTATTGGCGCTAACGGAGGAGTTGGACAACATATCGTGCCACTTCTTCAAAACAGTACAGAGCATAGTGTGCGTGCAATGGTCCGCAAAGAAGAACAAGCTGAAAAATTAAGAGATAATGGCATTGAAGCTGTTGTGGCAAGTCTAGAAGGCACAGTGGACGAGATCATAGAAGCGGGAAAAGATTGCGATGCATTTATCTTCTCAGCAGGTTCAGGTGGAAGTACAGGAGAGGACAAAACTCTTCTAGTAGATTTAGATGGTGCGGGAAAATCTATCGAAGCGGCTGAAAAGCTTGGAATTAAACGATTTGTGATGGTAAGTGCTCTTCAAGCCCATCACCGTGAAAATTGGAACGGAAACTTACTTCCATACTATGTTGCGAAGCATTATGCAGATAAAGTACTGGAAAGCAGTTCACTGAACTATACAATTGTTCGTCCAGGGGGCCTTCTAAATGATGCTGGAACAGGTAAAGTTAAAGTTTCGGAAAATCTAGAAAGAGGATCTATTCCACGTGAAGATGTGGCAAAAACAGTTGTAACGGCTATTACAGAAGAAGCAACGTTTAAACGTGGATTTGATTTAGTTTCTGGAGATCAAGACGTTTCAGAAGCATTACGTTCTTTATAA
- a CDS encoding DUF5105 domain-containing protein, whose translation MWKKLSVVGMSSALALSLAACGSESSSTEGKSSAKSDVIEASIKDATYVISSEDDGQSVDSETGLLEVDVKVTNKTNSSIMLDSYDGVKLYDGDEQIEPENVYDTEVGLDDDSSGTIGGKKVKNVKYYFNVEKDKSYEVGLKPRTKDVEDEAEEVMLKLDTKKYDDSFEALQDPAKAVEAYVKTLYFGEEDKNYDKLVSADKEKIEEQAKEAFVDRMSTATSGTNVDDSEMNKMYDAYKATLAEKAKLEPRVVARGKDKAEVKLKYSSVSLSDVYDALGDYAKEYMEQNATYDREAAYGYAVTKFDKIMEDTDAKNSSYDMTIDLKLKDGKWEIDSSAVKDFNTAFGEGLL comes from the coding sequence ATGTGGAAAAAATTAAGTGTTGTAGGGATGAGTTCGGCACTAGCTTTAAGTTTAGCTGCATGTGGGTCTGAGTCAAGTTCGACAGAGGGAAAATCTTCAGCTAAAAGCGATGTTATTGAGGCCTCGATTAAGGATGCAACATACGTTATTTCAAGTGAGGACGATGGTCAATCTGTAGACTCTGAAACAGGTCTTCTTGAGGTCGATGTGAAAGTTACAAACAAGACAAATTCTTCAATTATGCTTGATTCATATGATGGAGTTAAGCTTTATGATGGGGACGAGCAAATAGAACCTGAAAACGTATATGATACAGAAGTAGGCTTAGATGACGATAGCAGCGGCACTATTGGCGGCAAAAAAGTCAAGAATGTAAAGTACTACTTTAACGTTGAGAAAGATAAAAGTTATGAAGTTGGTTTAAAACCAAGAACAAAAGACGTGGAAGATGAAGCTGAAGAAGTGATGCTCAAGCTAGATACAAAGAAATATGATGATAGTTTTGAGGCACTTCAAGATCCTGCAAAAGCAGTTGAAGCATATGTGAAAACTCTTTACTTTGGTGAAGAAGATAAAAACTATGACAAACTAGTTTCAGCAGATAAAGAGAAAATAGAAGAACAAGCAAAAGAAGCATTTGTTGATAGAATGAGCACAGCAACTAGTGGTACAAATGTAGATGACTCAGAAATGAATAAGATGTATGACGCTTATAAAGCGACGCTTGCAGAGAAGGCAAAACTAGAACCGAGAGTTGTAGCAAGAGGAAAAGATAAAGCAGAAGTGAAATTAAAGTATTCAAGCGTTTCTCTTTCTGACGTTTATGATGCTCTAGGCGATTATGCTAAGGAATACATGGAACAAAATGCAACATATGATCGAGAAGCCGCTTATGGATATGCAGTTACAAAATTTGATAAGATTATGGAAGATACAGATGCAAAGAACAGTTCATACGACATGACTATTGACTTAAAACTGAAAGACGGAAAATGGGAAATTGACTCATCTGCCGTAAAAGATTTTAACACAGCATTTGGTGAAGGACTGCTTTAA
- a CDS encoding TcaA second domain-containing protein: MKKWILTSAAIVLLLAVGTSIIIQRNTQTPEEAVKEFEKAVSTKDTDLLGELIVPDNEKARINKTSLQAFANYLQSNSSSLEAIEDSLDEQLKEKNFTETNSQVSLVEDGKELLFFPKYRFEVKTMELVIRGEQEGEKVTLSSNGFKKGLPKEKDSLYGPFLPGEYMFKLSVKTDLATFIEERKKELWGTGKTSLLIDSEKMAQSDEKVKKDLVSAVELFNKDFSRYETSEFQLSAFSNATQELKSGESNYGEGFEEVKDALDEIQSQYEGGIVDLDSLDISYFNGKWKANASAAVSYMNKVKASGGKEFEDLSYGALRDYQLIYSSEKKQWLIDGMDEYDYDDDEVENWEYIQETNPTNPVFKWTRDGKKDEGSYY; encoded by the coding sequence ATGAAGAAGTGGATACTAACTAGTGCCGCTATCGTCCTTTTACTCGCAGTAGGGACAAGCATTATAATTCAACGAAACACACAAACTCCTGAAGAAGCAGTCAAAGAGTTTGAGAAAGCTGTTTCAACAAAAGATACGGATTTATTGGGTGAGCTTATTGTTCCAGATAATGAAAAAGCACGGATCAATAAAACTTCCCTACAAGCGTTTGCAAACTATTTACAATCTAATAGTAGCAGTCTAGAAGCAATTGAAGATAGCTTGGACGAGCAGCTTAAGGAAAAAAACTTTACTGAAACGAACTCACAGGTGAGTCTTGTGGAAGACGGAAAAGAGCTGTTGTTTTTTCCAAAGTATAGATTTGAAGTGAAAACAATGGAGCTTGTCATTAGAGGAGAACAAGAAGGCGAGAAAGTAACTCTTTCCTCCAATGGATTTAAAAAGGGGCTTCCAAAAGAGAAAGATTCTCTATATGGTCCATTTCTTCCGGGAGAATATATGTTTAAACTATCGGTAAAAACAGATCTTGCTACATTTATTGAAGAACGTAAAAAAGAGCTGTGGGGAACAGGTAAAACAAGTCTTCTAATTGACTCTGAAAAGATGGCTCAGTCTGATGAAAAAGTGAAAAAAGATTTGGTTTCGGCAGTAGAGCTGTTTAACAAAGATTTTTCACGCTACGAGACATCTGAGTTTCAACTTTCTGCTTTTTCAAACGCCACGCAAGAATTAAAGAGTGGCGAGTCCAATTATGGAGAAGGATTTGAAGAGGTCAAAGATGCCTTAGATGAAATTCAGTCTCAATATGAGGGAGGCATTGTTGATCTTGATTCTCTTGATATTTCGTATTTCAATGGAAAGTGGAAAGCAAATGCATCTGCAGCTGTTTCCTATATGAATAAAGTCAAGGCTAGCGGCGGAAAAGAATTTGAAGATTTGTCCTACGGAGCGCTTCGTGACTATCAGTTAATTTACAGTTCAGAGAAAAAACAATGGCTGATTGATGGCATGGACGAATATGATTACGATGATGACGAAGTAGAGAACTGGGAATATATCCAGGAGACAAATCCCACTAATCCTGTCTTCAAATGGACACGTGATGGGAAAAAAGATGAAGGTAGTTATTACTAA
- a CDS encoding choice-of-anchor I family protein: MKGLKASLALFTAASAFISSASLVQGEERELTVDREDDALQIKKIASYDSGSGEGGTEILAYDIHTKKAFVTNSTKKSIDIVDFSTLNKNEVLSLKPSASISLKQLGIENADGITSVATHPKANFIAAAVPSSPKQENGYIVLLDKEGNFLTKIEVGALPDNIVFTPDGETLLTANEGEPSSDYKQNPKGSVSIINIKEISNLKKEEIRKANIKAINISFQDVPIRGDVRKNSKGTLMEQLEPEYIAVDAKSEYAYVSLQENNAIAKLNLKTQKFDEIVGLGVKDHSLKENALDGMNNGKINIEPLPVLGMYQPDALDYFQKGNKGYIVTPNEGDARDYEAYGEEKTIKELLNSGEKIELNAKHYKGFTQKEINQMVQNGLFNEKELGDLKVSIEEGKNKDGVYESLYSFGGRSFSIWDAETLEKVYDSGSQFEDITAKVYPETFNSSNDKVKLDNRSDDKGPEPEAAEVGKIGGQTYAFIGLERMGGVMVYNISNPAEAHYTTYFSSRDMSEDVKEDSAPEGITFIDQKDSPTKTPLLIVSNEVSGTVALYDIEGKAKEFKDVPKTHWAYTYIQELVEKGIVDGKDDGTFSPQEEVTRAQFAKIVKRALNIPSVSHTAPFKDVPAWVSDDVNALYEAGIIQGKTKEIFAPEQSITRQQMALMIMRAYEWKKGKLSHIKQAPFKDRGMISAEAQEKVDALYTLGVMSGKNSGNFSPYESSSRAQAAKVLSKLLSSLE, from the coding sequence ATGAAAGGACTTAAAGCTTCCCTAGCTCTTTTTACAGCAGCAAGTGCTTTTATAAGCAGTGCTTCTTTGGTACAAGGTGAAGAAAGAGAGTTAACAGTAGACAGAGAAGATGATGCACTTCAAATAAAAAAAATCGCAAGCTATGATAGTGGATCTGGTGAAGGCGGCACCGAAATATTAGCTTATGACATACATACAAAAAAAGCGTTTGTAACAAACAGTACAAAAAAATCTATTGATATTGTTGATTTTTCAACATTAAACAAGAATGAAGTCCTATCTTTAAAACCTTCCGCAAGTATTTCTTTAAAACAATTAGGAATTGAGAATGCGGATGGAATTACAAGTGTTGCAACACATCCGAAAGCGAATTTTATAGCTGCTGCTGTTCCGAGCAGTCCGAAGCAGGAAAATGGTTATATTGTATTGCTTGATAAAGAAGGAAATTTTTTAACAAAGATTGAGGTAGGGGCTTTGCCTGACAACATTGTTTTTACTCCGGATGGAGAGACTCTTCTCACTGCAAATGAAGGTGAGCCAAGCAGTGATTACAAGCAAAATCCAAAAGGGTCTGTTTCCATTATTAATATAAAAGAAATCAGTAATCTTAAAAAAGAAGAAATCAGGAAAGCCAATATTAAAGCGATAAACATCTCTTTTCAAGATGTACCAATTCGGGGAGACGTGAGAAAGAATTCAAAAGGCACTTTGATGGAACAGCTTGAGCCCGAGTATATTGCAGTTGATGCGAAAAGTGAGTATGCATATGTATCTCTTCAAGAAAATAACGCGATTGCAAAGCTGAACTTAAAAACGCAGAAGTTTGACGAGATTGTAGGATTAGGAGTGAAAGATCATTCCCTCAAAGAAAATGCCCTTGACGGAATGAATAATGGGAAAATTAATATTGAACCCCTGCCTGTTTTAGGAATGTACCAACCAGATGCGCTTGATTATTTCCAAAAAGGCAACAAAGGATATATCGTAACTCCAAATGAAGGAGATGCCCGCGACTATGAGGCTTATGGAGAAGAGAAAACCATCAAGGAACTTCTTAATAGCGGGGAGAAAATCGAACTAAATGCCAAACACTATAAAGGTTTTACTCAAAAAGAAATAAATCAAATGGTCCAAAATGGGCTTTTCAACGAGAAAGAGCTTGGAGATTTAAAAGTAAGCATTGAAGAAGGGAAAAATAAAGATGGAGTCTATGAGTCTCTATATTCTTTTGGAGGGCGTTCTTTTTCCATTTGGGATGCTGAAACATTAGAAAAAGTATATGATAGTGGCTCACAGTTTGAAGATATTACGGCTAAGGTTTATCCTGAAACGTTTAATTCCTCAAATGATAAAGTAAAACTAGATAATAGAAGTGATGATAAGGGGCCAGAGCCAGAAGCTGCAGAAGTAGGGAAAATTGGTGGTCAAACTTATGCTTTCATTGGTCTTGAACGGATGGGAGGCGTGATGGTTTATAATATCTCAAATCCAGCAGAAGCACACTATACAACGTACTTTTCAAGTCGAGATATGTCAGAAGATGTGAAAGAAGATTCCGCGCCTGAAGGGATAACGTTTATTGATCAAAAGGACAGTCCAACAAAGACGCCGCTTTTAATCGTTTCTAACGAAGTATCAGGTACTGTTGCCCTGTATGACATAGAAGGAAAAGCTAAAGAATTTAAAGATGTTCCAAAAACTCATTGGGCATACACATATATTCAAGAACTTGTAGAAAAAGGTATTGTAGATGGAAAAGACGATGGTACTTTCTCTCCTCAAGAAGAAGTAACACGGGCTCAGTTTGCTAAGATAGTAAAAAGAGCGTTAAATATCCCGTCTGTTTCTCACACTGCTCCTTTTAAAGATGTTCCAGCGTGGGTAAGTGACGATGTTAATGCGCTGTATGAAGCAGGAATTATCCAAGGCAAAACTAAAGAAATTTTTGCGCCTGAGCAATCCATTACCCGTCAGCAAATGGCTCTCATGATTATGAGAGCATATGAATGGAAAAAGGGAAAGCTTTCTCATATTAAACAAGCACCATTTAAAGATAGAGGAATGATTTCAGCAGAAGCGCAGGAGAAAGTTGATGCTCTTTATACATTAGGAGTTATGAGTGGGAAGAACAGCGGCAATTTCTCACCATATGAATCGTCTTCACGGGCTCAAGCTGCAAAAGTACTCTCAAAACTCTTATCTTCTCTAGAATAA